A region of Streptomyces sp. WMMC500 DNA encodes the following proteins:
- a CDS encoding S1 family peptidase, whose amino-acid sequence MSSDRTHALRRTARRLRRPVTALTALAVLALPAALGLAGPQAAQATPRTFSATELAAAGDAVLAADIVGTAWGVDQATGTVLVTVDERVSAAEIAELRRSAGAHADALTFERTAGTFRPYLQGGEPAWGSAGRCTVGFNVRVSSADYFVTAGHCTDANPSWYTNSSLTTPVGPTAASSFPGNDYGIVRYTNAAVPRPGTVNCNGTIIDITGPATPAVGQSVTMAGSTTGCHGGGITGLNVTVNYPDGIVSGLIRTTLCCEPGDSGSPVFTLTGDGTTALAVGIVSGGSGNCTSGGTTFVQPINEILAAYGAVLT is encoded by the coding sequence GTGAGCAGCGACCGCACCCACGCCCTCAGACGCACCGCCCGGCGGTTACGGCGGCCGGTGACCGCACTGACCGCCCTGGCCGTGCTCGCCCTGCCGGCCGCACTCGGGCTTGCCGGCCCGCAGGCGGCGCAGGCCACGCCGCGGACGTTCAGCGCCACGGAACTCGCAGCCGCGGGCGACGCCGTCCTCGCCGCCGACATCGTCGGCACGGCCTGGGGCGTCGACCAGGCGACCGGCACCGTCCTGGTCACGGTGGACGAGCGCGTGTCCGCCGCCGAGATAGCCGAGCTGCGCAGGAGCGCGGGCGCGCATGCCGACGCCCTCACCTTCGAGCGCACCGCCGGCACCTTCCGGCCGTACCTCCAGGGCGGTGAGCCGGCCTGGGGCAGCGCCGGCCGTTGCACCGTCGGCTTCAACGTGCGGGTCAGCAGCGCCGACTACTTCGTGACCGCGGGCCACTGCACGGATGCCAACCCCTCCTGGTACACGAACTCGTCGCTCACCACGCCCGTCGGCCCGACCGCGGCGAGCAGCTTCCCGGGCAACGACTACGGCATCGTCCGGTACACCAATGCGGCGGTGCCCCGGCCCGGAACGGTCAACTGCAACGGCACGATCATCGACATCACCGGCCCCGCGACCCCCGCTGTCGGCCAGAGCGTCACGATGGCCGGAAGCACCACCGGCTGCCACGGCGGCGGCATCACCGGCCTCAACGTCACGGTCAACTATCCGGACGGGATCGTCAGCGGGCTCATCCGCACCACCCTGTGCTGCGAGCCCGGCGACAGCGGCTCCCCGGTGTTCACCCTCACCGGGGACGGCACGACGGCGCTCGCCGTCGGGATCGTCTCGGGCGGCTCCGGCAACTGCACCTCGGGCGGCACGACCTTCGTCCAGCCGATCAACGAGATCCTCGCGGCCTACGGCGCCGTCCTCACCTGA
- a CDS encoding RICIN domain-containing protein: MRTTLPRVRLPILALALGAAAALLPTGAVAAAASATAIPTGQVTIRPVFSDKCLDVTGANSADGTVIRQYACHGQPHQRFTLQEVQAGQYAIRPVFSEKCLDVPNASSADGVAVAQYGCHFGPHQRFYLQEVQTEQYAIRPVHDEKCLDVTGANSADGTEIRQYGCHFAPHQRFRLVPG; this comes from the coding sequence ATGCGAACCACGTTGCCACGTGTCAGACTGCCGATCCTCGCGCTCGCCCTCGGTGCCGCAGCAGCCCTGCTGCCGACCGGAGCGGTGGCGGCGGCGGCATCCGCGACCGCGATCCCCACCGGACAGGTCACGATCCGGCCGGTCTTCTCGGACAAGTGCCTCGACGTCACCGGCGCCAACTCGGCCGACGGCACCGTCATCCGCCAGTACGCCTGCCACGGCCAGCCGCACCAGCGCTTCACGCTGCAGGAGGTGCAGGCGGGCCAGTACGCCATCCGGCCGGTCTTCTCCGAGAAGTGCCTCGACGTGCCGAACGCCAGCTCGGCGGACGGTGTCGCCGTCGCCCAGTACGGCTGCCACTTCGGCCCGCACCAGCGGTTCTACCTGCAGGAGGTGCAGACCGAGCAGTACGCGATCCGCCCCGTGCACGATGAGAAGTGCCTCGACGTGACCGGCGCCAACTCCGCCGACGGCACCGAGATCCGGCAGTACGGCTGCCACTTCGCGCCGCACCAGCGGTTCCGGCTCGTCCCCGGCTGA